From Micromonospora rifamycinica, a single genomic window includes:
- a CDS encoding MFS transporter — protein sequence MTVNGLLLGMFVAVLAPTVVTVALPSIVTQLGGSQSAYTWIVTAELLAMTVSVPLWGKFADLYHKKWLLQASLGLFLVGSLVAGAAGSIGVLIVSRVAQGIGAGGLTAMVPVVMAVIVPPRERGKYMGLFGAVFAVGTIVGPPLGGALAEVPGPGWRLCFFFGAPFALLSMIVLQRTFHLPARRREVHVDYLGAALIVVAASALLIWCSLAGDVFAWRSGWTVVLVTVGVVALGLTVWVEARSPEPILPLSLFRNRTIVLTTLASLLVGVVLFGGSVFVPPYLQLAQGLSPGQTGLLSLPLALGVVVASTVAGRLITATGRWKAVLVTGGGLTGVGAVMLAMVDENSGLGWFAAAITLLGLGVGSLMQNLVLVAQSSVDMRQLGVATSTLSFFRSLGGSVGVTVLGAVFAHRVRSVIESRPPQGVGTGDGDVGGTLPDLGSLPEPVRAVIAEAYAVATGDIFALTVPVAVLIVLTVALLKNRPLASHFGMPPGPQRAGGHGPGGHGPVPGGPQPARTGEQSRPSAG from the coding sequence ATGACCGTCAACGGGCTGCTGCTCGGGATGTTCGTCGCGGTCCTGGCACCGACCGTGGTCACGGTGGCGTTGCCGAGCATCGTGACCCAGCTCGGCGGCTCGCAGTCGGCGTACACCTGGATCGTCACGGCAGAGCTGCTCGCCATGACCGTCTCGGTCCCGCTATGGGGCAAGTTCGCCGACCTCTACCACAAGAAGTGGCTGTTGCAGGCCTCCCTCGGCCTCTTCCTGGTCGGGTCGCTCGTCGCGGGGGCCGCCGGGTCGATCGGGGTGCTCATCGTGAGCCGGGTCGCGCAGGGCATCGGGGCCGGCGGGCTCACCGCGATGGTGCCGGTCGTGATGGCGGTGATCGTCCCGCCCCGCGAACGCGGCAAGTACATGGGACTGTTCGGTGCCGTCTTCGCCGTCGGGACGATCGTCGGCCCGCCGCTGGGCGGGGCGCTGGCCGAGGTGCCCGGCCCCGGCTGGCGGCTGTGCTTCTTCTTCGGCGCGCCCTTCGCGCTGCTGTCCATGATCGTCCTGCAGCGGACCTTCCACCTGCCCGCGAGGCGTCGGGAGGTGCACGTCGACTACCTGGGCGCGGCGCTCATCGTCGTCGCCGCCAGCGCCCTGCTCATCTGGTGTTCGCTCGCCGGCGACGTGTTCGCCTGGCGCTCGGGGTGGACCGTCGTGCTGGTGACCGTCGGCGTGGTGGCCCTGGGGCTGACCGTCTGGGTCGAGGCGCGCAGCCCCGAGCCCATCCTGCCGCTGAGCCTGTTCCGCAACCGGACGATCGTCCTCACCACCCTCGCCAGCCTGCTCGTCGGGGTCGTGCTGTTCGGCGGGTCCGTCTTCGTCCCGCCGTACCTGCAACTGGCGCAGGGCCTGTCGCCCGGCCAGACGGGCCTGTTGAGCCTTCCGCTGGCGTTGGGCGTCGTGGTCGCGTCCACGGTGGCGGGACGCCTCATCACCGCCACCGGCCGGTGGAAGGCGGTCCTGGTGACCGGTGGCGGGCTGACCGGCGTCGGCGCGGTCATGCTCGCCATGGTCGACGAGAACTCCGGCCTCGGGTGGTTCGCGGCGGCCATCACCCTGCTCGGGCTCGGCGTCGGAAGCCTGATGCAGAACCTGGTCCTGGTCGCGCAGAGCTCGGTGGACATGAGGCAGCTCGGGGTGGCGACGTCGACGCTGTCGTTCTTCCGGAGCCTGGGCGGTTCGGTCGGGGTCACCGTCCTCGGCGCCGTGTTCGCCCACCGGGTCCGGTCGGTGATCGAGTCCCGGCCGCCGCAGGGCGTCGGCACCGGTGACGGGGACGTCGGCGGAACCCTTCCGGACCTGGGCTCCCTGCCGGAGCCGGTCCGCGCCGTCATCGCCGAGGCGTACGCGGTCGCGACCGGCGACATCTTCGCCCTCACCGTGCCGGTCGCCGTGCTCATCGTGCTGACGGTGGCGCTGCTCAAGAACCGTCCGCTGGCGTCGCACTTCGGCATGCCACCGGGACCGCAGCGGGCGGGCGGGCACGGACCCGGCGGGCACGGGCCGGTCCCCGGGGGGCCACAGCCCGCCCGGACCGGCGAGCAGAGCCGGCCGTCGGCGGGCTGA
- a CDS encoding GDP-mannose 4,6-dehydratase — protein sequence MSRRALITGITGQDGSYLAEHLLEQGYEVWGLVRGQANPRRSRVSRLVHDLRFVEGDLLDQSSLIAAIDRVQPDEVYNLGAISYVPLSWQQAELTGEVTGLGVLRMLEALRVVSGVGSSGTPSRQVRFYQASSSEMFGEVAETPQSESTVFHPRSPYGVAKAYGHFITRNYRESFGMYAVSGILFNHESPRRGLEFVTRKISHTVAKIKLGLAGELKLGNLDARRDWGFAGDYVSAMHLMLQQDEPRDYVVGTGVVHSVRDAVRIAFGAVGLDWSRYVVVDEEFVRPAEVETLCADPTRAREELGWQPRLKFEELMTMMVEADLAHLTHAQKYDEYSAHVDW from the coding sequence GTGTCGCGCCGAGCATTGATCACCGGCATCACCGGCCAGGACGGGTCGTACCTGGCCGAGCATCTGCTGGAGCAGGGGTACGAGGTCTGGGGCCTGGTCCGGGGCCAGGCGAATCCGCGCCGGTCACGGGTCAGCCGCCTGGTGCACGACCTGCGTTTCGTCGAGGGTGACCTGCTCGACCAGAGCAGCCTGATCGCCGCCATCGACCGGGTCCAGCCCGACGAGGTCTACAACCTGGGCGCGATCTCGTACGTCCCGCTCTCCTGGCAGCAGGCGGAGCTGACCGGTGAGGTCACCGGCCTCGGTGTGCTGCGCATGCTGGAGGCGCTGCGGGTGGTCTCGGGCGTCGGCTCGTCGGGCACGCCGTCCCGGCAGGTCCGCTTCTACCAGGCGTCGTCGTCGGAGATGTTCGGCGAGGTCGCCGAGACCCCCCAGTCCGAGAGCACCGTCTTCCACCCGCGCAGCCCGTACGGCGTCGCCAAGGCGTACGGGCACTTCATCACCCGTAACTACCGGGAGTCGTTCGGGATGTACGCCGTCTCGGGCATCCTGTTCAACCACGAGTCGCCGCGCCGGGGCCTGGAGTTCGTCACCCGGAAGATCTCGCACACGGTTGCCAAGATCAAGCTCGGCCTGGCCGGCGAACTGAAGCTCGGCAACCTCGACGCCCGGCGGGACTGGGGCTTCGCCGGTGACTACGTGAGCGCCATGCACCTGATGCTCCAGCAGGACGAGCCGCGCGACTACGTGGTCGGCACCGGCGTCGTGCACTCGGTGCGCGACGCGGTCCGGATCGCCTTCGGCGCGGTCGGCCTGGACTGGTCGCGGTACGTGGTGGTCGACGAGGAGTTCGTCCGCCCGGCGGAGGTCGAGACGCTCTGCGCCGACCCCACCCGGGCCCGGGAGGAGCTCGGCTGGCAGCCGAGGCTGAAGTTCGAGGAGCTGATGACGATGATGGTCGAGGCGGACCTGGCCCACCTCACCCACGCCCAGAAGTACGACGAGTACTCCGCGCACGTCGACTGGTGA
- a CDS encoding glycosyltransferase, which yields MGDDGTRGRLLFTSLPSAGLINPLLAIAQELVRRDVDLWFACTDERASEIRRVGAAGGGTVRFVSLGRYRPHLWPANWDQETLRAMTTGRRVRDFAAFMDTNVDHGYTEELYRRTLAAIDEVRPDLIVADSCTGWAVDAAMKRNVPYVLTIAVPVSSFYVDTLPWSYPTPGSGLPARMSPRQRAENVLFRLGTRAVLASPRRLRPSLAALRRRRAEGLPNAAGLPSHYARAAADVLGCSVFGLEYPFPAASPNLHMVGAVLPGETGQVTADPSLDAWLDAHPSIVYIGFGTFMRPSAGQVAALVEAARRLGPRHHVLWKLDETRQRMLPADLPPNLRVEAWLPSQLAVLAHPHVRVFFNHGGGNAFHEGLVHGKPLLVMPFWMDCNDFAARAADSGAGLVVRNVDTPDIDDIVHKITELVTDPAYRRRAEHWAGELRAAGGSVAAADLIQRRLGLLGTAADAAPADRTPPS from the coding sequence GTGGGCGACGACGGTACCCGGGGCCGGCTGCTCTTCACCAGCCTGCCCAGCGCGGGACTGATCAATCCGCTGCTGGCGATCGCCCAGGAGCTGGTGCGGCGCGACGTGGACCTCTGGTTCGCCTGCACCGACGAACGGGCGTCGGAGATCCGCCGGGTCGGCGCGGCGGGCGGCGGGACCGTGCGGTTCGTCTCGCTCGGCCGCTACCGCCCCCACCTCTGGCCGGCCAACTGGGACCAGGAGACCCTGCGGGCGATGACCACCGGCCGGCGGGTACGCGACTTCGCGGCGTTCATGGACACGAACGTCGACCACGGGTACACCGAGGAGCTGTACCGCAGGACGCTGGCCGCCATCGACGAGGTCCGGCCCGACCTGATCGTGGCCGACTCGTGCACCGGCTGGGCGGTCGACGCCGCGATGAAGCGGAACGTCCCGTACGTCCTGACGATCGCCGTGCCGGTCAGCAGCTTCTACGTGGACACCCTGCCGTGGAGCTACCCGACGCCGGGATCGGGTCTGCCGGCCCGGATGTCGCCCCGGCAGCGGGCCGAGAACGTGCTCTTCCGGCTGGGCACCCGGGCGGTCCTGGCCAGTCCCCGGCGGCTGCGCCCCTCGCTGGCCGCGCTGCGACGCCGCCGGGCCGAGGGACTGCCGAACGCGGCGGGCCTCCCGTCGCACTACGCCCGCGCCGCCGCCGACGTGCTCGGCTGCTCGGTGTTCGGGCTGGAGTACCCGTTCCCGGCCGCGTCGCCGAACCTGCACATGGTGGGCGCGGTGCTGCCCGGCGAGACCGGGCAGGTCACCGCGGATCCGTCGCTGGACGCCTGGCTGGACGCCCACCCGTCGATCGTCTACATCGGGTTCGGGACCTTCATGCGCCCCTCGGCGGGTCAGGTGGCCGCGCTGGTCGAGGCGGCCCGCCGGCTCGGTCCCCGGCACCACGTGCTGTGGAAACTCGACGAGACCCGGCAGCGGATGCTGCCCGCCGACCTGCCGCCGAACCTGCGGGTCGAGGCGTGGCTGCCGTCCCAGCTGGCCGTCCTGGCCCATCCGCACGTGCGGGTGTTCTTCAACCACGGCGGCGGCAACGCGTTCCACGAGGGGCTGGTGCACGGCAAGCCGTTGCTGGTCATGCCGTTCTGGATGGACTGCAACGACTTCGCGGCCCGCGCGGCCGACAGCGGCGCCGGGCTCGTGGTGCGCAACGTCGACACGCCGGACATCGACGACATCGTTCACAAGATCACCGAGCTGGTGACGGATCCGGCGTACCGGCGACGTGCCGAGCACTGGGCGGGCGAGCTGCGCGCCGCGGGCGGCAGCGTGGCCGCGGCGGACCTCATCCAGCGCCGGCTGGGCCTGCTCGGCACGGCGGCCGACGCCGCACCCGCAGACCGAACCCCACCGAGCTGA